One segment of Leptospirillum ferrooxidans C2-3 DNA contains the following:
- a CDS encoding Gfo/Idh/MocA family protein, giving the protein MGLRFGVIGVGYLGQHHARVLTEIPGVTLSGIIDSDPGRAREIAGRLMVPVFDSIAAMAASVDAVSIVTPTTTHFEIVKEVFSGGKPHIFLEKPIADTLENAQKILDLTELHGVKLQVGHIERFNPGIEAIFEANPRPAYIEAQRLSPFGIRGTDVPVVVDLMIHDIDIILSLVRSPIADIRVVGTPVITGHVDIANAWIEFENGCLAQVLGSRVSLDRLRKFRIFDRGGRYFSLNYETRELKTAKVELEPGSLPKINRDKKTFEQVEPLKKELSSFVSAIRDDLPVKVTGAEALLALKVALQVTRLANESLARFHAQDELKLS; this is encoded by the coding sequence ATGGGATTGAGATTCGGTGTGATCGGGGTGGGTTATCTTGGCCAGCATCATGCCCGGGTTCTGACGGAAATTCCGGGGGTGACCCTTTCGGGGATCATCGATTCCGATCCCGGGCGCGCCCGGGAAATTGCCGGCCGGCTCATGGTGCCTGTTTTCGACAGTATTGCCGCCATGGCCGCATCGGTTGACGCTGTTTCCATCGTGACTCCGACCACGACCCATTTTGAGATTGTCAAGGAAGTTTTCTCCGGAGGAAAACCGCATATTTTTCTGGAAAAACCCATCGCCGACACTCTGGAAAACGCCCAGAAAATTCTGGATCTGACGGAGCTTCACGGGGTCAAGCTTCAGGTCGGCCATATCGAACGGTTCAATCCGGGGATAGAAGCGATCTTTGAAGCGAATCCCCGACCGGCCTATATTGAGGCGCAAAGACTATCCCCGTTTGGAATCCGGGGGACGGATGTGCCTGTGGTCGTCGACCTGATGATCCATGATATCGATATTATCCTGTCTCTAGTGAGATCGCCTATCGCCGATATCCGGGTGGTGGGAACACCGGTGATTACCGGCCATGTGGATATCGCCAATGCCTGGATCGAGTTTGAAAACGGATGTCTCGCCCAGGTTCTGGGAAGCCGGGTCTCTCTCGACCGACTTCGGAAGTTCCGGATCTTTGATCGTGGAGGACGTTATTTTTCCCTGAACTATGAGACAAGGGAACTCAAAACCGCAAAGGTCGAACTCGAACCCGGAAGTCTTCCGAAGATCAACAGGGACAAGAAAACCTTTGAGCAGGTGGAACCTCTGAAAAAGGAACTCTCAAGCTTTGTCTCTGCCATCAGGGACGATCTTCCGGTGAAGGTCACGGGAGCGGAGGCCCTTTTGGCACTGAAGGTCGCTCTTCAGGTGACAAGACTTGCCAATGAAAGCCTTGCCAGGTTTCATGCGCAAGATGAGCTGAAACTCTCCTGA
- a CDS encoding LpxI family protein — protein sequence MTSNDRVSGSVSPATTLPEKIGMIAGNGTFPLLFLESARKKKIPVVVLAHKGETDPEIETFGYPVTWVRVGQVSPIFDLFHKESVVHAAFVGGIKKPSLFEFRPDLKGLSILAKVAIHHDDQVLRALADAFLKEGITIVPSTILLPEIAAGEGVLGACQPTDEDMVDIRLAFTVGKALGEHDVGQCVVVREKVVLAVEAIEGTDETIRRGALYGPKGVVVAKMVKPGQDLRFDLPAVGMGTLAVMEEVGASTLAIEAGKTIILDGHVFILKANQAGISVVGVKWD from the coding sequence ATGACATCCAACGATCGTGTTTCTGGTTCTGTTTCCCCGGCAACCACTCTCCCTGAAAAAATCGGAATGATTGCCGGAAACGGAACCTTTCCACTTCTTTTTCTGGAATCAGCAAGAAAAAAAAAGATTCCGGTGGTTGTTCTGGCCCACAAGGGTGAAACGGATCCCGAGATTGAAACATTCGGTTACCCGGTGACATGGGTAAGGGTCGGACAGGTGTCTCCGATCTTTGATCTTTTTCATAAGGAGTCGGTTGTTCATGCCGCTTTTGTCGGTGGTATCAAAAAACCCAGCCTCTTTGAATTTCGCCCGGACCTGAAAGGTCTTTCCATCCTGGCAAAAGTCGCCATCCATCACGATGACCAGGTCCTTCGGGCTTTGGCGGATGCTTTTTTGAAAGAAGGAATCACTATTGTTCCCTCGACGATTCTCCTTCCCGAGATTGCCGCAGGCGAAGGTGTCCTTGGTGCTTGCCAGCCGACAGATGAAGACATGGTGGACATTCGACTTGCCTTTACCGTCGGAAAGGCTCTGGGGGAGCATGATGTCGGCCAGTGTGTCGTTGTCCGGGAAAAAGTCGTTTTGGCCGTGGAGGCGATCGAGGGAACCGATGAAACGATCCGCCGGGGAGCGCTTTACGGTCCGAAGGGTGTGGTTGTCGCAAAGATGGTGAAGCCCGGCCAGGATCTCCGCTTCGATCTTCCCGCTGTGGGTATGGGAACCCTTGCCGTGATGGAAGAGGTCGGAGCCTCAACCCTTGCGATTGAGGCGGGTAAAACCATCATTCTGGACGGCCATGTTTTCATCTTGAAGGCCAATCAGGCGGGAATTTCGGTTGTGGGGGTGAAATGGGATTGA
- the lpxA gene encoding acyl-ACP--UDP-N-acetylglucosamine O-acyltransferase: protein MDQGEVFIHPLASVSKGAELGPGVSVGPFCTVGPQVVIGAGTRLISHVVLDGKVIIGQGNTFYPFSSAGLVPQDLKYHGEPSWVEIGDKNTIRESVTIHRGTEGGGMLTRLGDGNLLMAYVHVAHDCRLGSRIIMANAANLAGHITIEDGAIIGGLTGIHQFVKIGALSLVGGMSGISKDVPPYVWASGNRAFLYGLNMEGLRRARVSPDSIAALKKAYGILFRGGKNQKSAIGEVRDTVSLTHEVSHLLNFIEQSGRGVLTARRSDEKSASGDQTAQE from the coding sequence TTGGACCAGGGTGAAGTGTTTATCCACCCTCTGGCATCTGTCTCCAAGGGAGCGGAACTTGGCCCGGGTGTTTCTGTCGGCCCGTTTTGCACAGTCGGGCCACAGGTGGTCATCGGAGCGGGTACCAGGCTGATTTCTCATGTGGTCCTTGACGGGAAAGTCATCATCGGGCAGGGGAACACCTTCTATCCCTTTTCGTCGGCTGGACTTGTTCCACAGGATCTGAAATACCATGGAGAGCCGAGCTGGGTCGAAATTGGTGATAAAAACACGATTCGCGAATCTGTCACGATTCACAGGGGGACGGAAGGCGGAGGGATGTTGACAAGGCTGGGAGACGGAAATCTTCTCATGGCCTATGTCCATGTTGCTCATGATTGCCGTCTGGGGTCGCGGATCATCATGGCCAATGCGGCCAATCTTGCGGGTCATATCACCATTGAGGATGGAGCCATTATCGGAGGGCTCACCGGAATCCACCAGTTTGTGAAGATCGGAGCCTTGTCGCTTGTTGGCGGCATGAGCGGAATTTCAAAAGACGTCCCTCCTTATGTATGGGCCTCCGGGAACAGGGCGTTCCTTTACGGTCTGAATATGGAAGGTTTGCGCCGGGCCAGAGTCTCTCCGGATTCGATCGCCGCATTGAAGAAGGCCTATGGGATCCTGTTCCGGGGTGGCAAAAACCAGAAGAGTGCCATTGGCGAAGTCAGGGACACTGTGTCTTTGACTCATGAGGTTTCTCATTTACTGAATTTTATCGAACAGTCCGGCAGAGGTGTCCTGACGGCAAGACGCTCCGATGAAAAATCCGCATCAGGTGACCAAACTGCTCAGGAATAG
- the fabZ gene encoding 3-hydroxyacyl-ACP dehydratase FabZ, with protein sequence MDELLDGLDIQEIMEILPHRYPFLLVDRVLSVEPGKKIVGLKNVTINEPYFAGHFPGHPIMPGVLLIEAMAQLGGVLAILSGQDKTEKIPYFMGIDEARFRHPVRPGDTLTITMTSKAVRGSTWKMAGEIHVGSKRVCEAVIMAMIASPPSAGK encoded by the coding sequence ATGGATGAACTGCTTGATGGTCTGGATATTCAGGAGATCATGGAGATCCTTCCTCACCGCTATCCATTTCTTCTTGTGGACAGGGTCCTTTCTGTCGAACCGGGGAAAAAGATTGTGGGTTTGAAAAACGTCACGATCAATGAACCCTATTTTGCCGGCCATTTTCCTGGCCATCCCATCATGCCGGGAGTCTTGCTGATCGAGGCTATGGCCCAGCTCGGGGGGGTTCTCGCGATACTTTCGGGACAGGACAAGACCGAAAAGATCCCCTACTTCATGGGGATTGACGAGGCTCGTTTCCGTCATCCGGTGCGTCCAGGTGACACATTGACCATCACCATGACCAGCAAGGCTGTCAGAGGCTCGACCTGGAAAATGGCCGGTGAGATCCATGTGGGATCAAAGCGTGTATGCGAAGCAGTGATCATGGCCATGATCGCCTCTCCTCCTTCTGCTGGCAAATAG
- the lpxD gene encoding UDP-3-O-(3-hydroxymyristoyl)glucosamine N-acyltransferase, translating into MTLSEICSLVSGELFAPVGSESQSIRGIRSMSEAREGDITFLANVRYRPELKRLKASAVLLSQHEPDATIAQIVVRDPYLALSILMQHFYPMPKGSGQISPMAFVSPTARIGSGVDIGPMCVVSEGVTIGEGSVLTSGIHVGKNTTLGNDVYIHPNVVIREDCRIGNRVIIQPGAVIGSDGFGYAVDPSGKRFRIPQVGIVVIGDDVEIGANSTVDRATFGETNIGRGTKMDNLVQIAHNVKIGQDCVLVAQSAVAGSGRLGDRVILAGQAAVVGHIEVGSDSVIGGQSGVASSLSEGSRVSGSPAIPHNIWLRVQSIVKDLPSILARIRKLERLFRSSETAVSGNEIQEGGTEKNG; encoded by the coding sequence ATGACGCTTTCAGAGATTTGCTCCCTGGTGTCCGGGGAGCTTTTTGCTCCAGTGGGGAGCGAGTCTCAATCCATACGGGGAATACGCTCCATGTCGGAGGCCAGGGAAGGGGATATCACCTTCCTGGCCAACGTCCGCTATCGTCCCGAGCTTAAACGGCTGAAAGCATCGGCTGTCCTCCTTTCACAACACGAGCCGGATGCGACCATTGCCCAGATTGTGGTCCGGGATCCTTATCTTGCCCTCAGCATCCTGATGCAGCATTTTTATCCGATGCCAAAAGGGAGCGGACAAATCTCCCCGATGGCTTTTGTTTCTCCGACAGCCCGCATCGGTTCCGGTGTGGATATCGGCCCCATGTGTGTCGTTTCCGAAGGTGTGACCATCGGTGAGGGCTCTGTCCTGACCTCGGGGATTCATGTCGGCAAGAACACCACCCTCGGAAACGATGTGTATATTCATCCCAATGTGGTCATACGGGAGGATTGCCGCATCGGGAACCGGGTCATCATCCAGCCAGGCGCAGTGATCGGATCCGATGGTTTCGGGTATGCGGTGGATCCTTCCGGGAAAAGGTTCCGCATTCCGCAGGTCGGCATCGTTGTCATCGGAGATGATGTCGAGATTGGCGCAAACTCGACTGTCGACCGGGCAACCTTTGGTGAGACCAATATCGGCAGGGGAACCAAAATGGACAATCTTGTCCAGATTGCTCACAATGTGAAAATCGGTCAGGATTGTGTTCTTGTTGCCCAGTCGGCGGTTGCCGGTTCGGGGCGTCTCGGTGATCGGGTGATTCTCGCCGGCCAGGCGGCGGTTGTCGGTCATATTGAGGTCGGCTCCGATTCTGTCATTGGCGGTCAGAGTGGTGTGGCTTCGAGTCTCTCCGAAGGTTCGAGAGTCTCGGGTTCTCCTGCGATTCCGCACAATATATGGCTCAGGGTGCAGTCCATCGTCAAGGATCTGCCATCGATCCTTGCGCGCATCCGGAAGCTTGAACGCTTGTTCCGAAGTTCGGAAACGGCTGTTTCCGGAAATGAAATCCAAGAAGGAGGAACGGAAAAAAATGGATGA
- a CDS encoding OmpH family outer membrane protein, translated as MKLQQGSKLTGKMTVTIAAAFSLAGILSMATPAQAASDVAVVDVMKTFEETDLGKSIQTHVKRYSQSRANKLKGEQKALQDENNEIRQQSGVISKDALKAKEMEFQQHIDAYKKEARKLQTEMASETVVGLRKFIDAENAAAKSVAKKYGFSIVIGEHPIRMPIGPTPPIFRGPRFLYINKKNDLTESVIAKINKDHPAGGGN; from the coding sequence ATGAAGCTTCAACAAGGATCAAAACTGACAGGGAAGATGACTGTTACGATTGCTGCGGCATTTTCGCTCGCCGGGATTCTTTCGATGGCCACTCCCGCCCAGGCGGCTTCCGATGTCGCGGTTGTGGATGTCATGAAAACCTTCGAGGAAACCGATCTCGGCAAGTCCATCCAGACCCATGTGAAGCGATACTCCCAGTCCAGGGCGAACAAGCTCAAAGGAGAACAGAAAGCCCTTCAGGATGAGAACAATGAGATTCGCCAGCAAAGCGGAGTGATCAGCAAGGATGCACTGAAGGCCAAGGAGATGGAGTTCCAGCAGCATATTGATGCCTATAAGAAGGAAGCCCGAAAGCTCCAGACCGAAATGGCCTCCGAGACAGTGGTGGGACTTCGGAAGTTTATTGATGCCGAAAACGCCGCAGCGAAATCCGTTGCCAAGAAATATGGTTTTTCCATCGTGATAGGGGAACATCCGATCCGTATGCCGATCGGTCCGACACCTCCCATTTTTCGGGGACCCAGATTCTTGTACATCAACAAGAAAAATGACCTGACAGAGTCCGTGATCGCCAAGATCAACAAGGATCACCCTGCCGGCGGCGGAAATTAA
- the bamA gene encoding outer membrane protein assembly factor BamA: protein MRNFFLKQKQWIVLGLLMGFSPLYPLYAADEPPGLLPEPPSLSPTKSAASTEKPILVRKIDFSGNHRIDFETIRNKVHTKVGDVLSIASLDADLKSLYATGYFEKVDLYVQGFEGGVRVIFKLKEEPTIEKIDFIGNSAKSSSDLRKKVTILPASFYDGRQVHDNVERIKASYRSAGYYNSKVVPILKRMGRHKRELVFMIDEGGQTRITKVTFSGNKHFSSSVLAKQVKTKPYFALTSWWTDAGIYKKSETDQDVQRLRNFYLNNGYINIGVGQPKVVFTHHRKSMTIVFPIQEGEQFHLGSIAISGNKLFSNKRLLKAVKLKPPMVFSRKMLQKDITTLTRMYGHKGYAFAIVTPQIVPNLQNKTVDLTYSVTEGGLVHIRRINITGNELSRDKVIRRVLGVQESDIMDTQELQNSYRNLQNLNFFSNVQIVPKQVGSNLVDLNVSVKEKPTGTFSIGGGYSTLFGVMGMATIAQNNIFGTGDSVSLSGELGGFITMYSLTISDPWFLDTPTSASLSLFDTFMDYFTYWNSAIGGSLTFSRRFGYYFSTSLSWLAESENIFLVSPTPQQALTAPILAPFLAQQGFWTQSGPSVGVSYDRRDNYMNAHSGYHIWGNVGVYGGTFGGDTAFYSTTGHMTVFLPVTEHSTLSFHVGGGLVEPIGPDGFIPVWDRFYVGGIYSNRGYNFGYAGPMPYGYLVGGNKEILFNSDYIFPIFPKFGFYGDIFFDDSGEFVPGQPVTLGGIDWPGAGVGIMWNSPMGPLTLDLGWPLISNAQMQAFPGNYPGPVVNFQMGSLYGG from the coding sequence TTGCGTAATTTTTTCCTGAAACAGAAACAATGGATTGTCCTCGGACTTTTGATGGGTTTTTCTCCTCTTTATCCGCTTTATGCTGCTGATGAGCCGCCAGGTCTCCTGCCGGAGCCCCCTTCACTCTCTCCGACAAAAAGCGCGGCATCGACAGAAAAGCCCATTCTGGTCAGAAAAATCGATTTTTCCGGAAATCACCGCATCGATTTTGAAACCATCCGGAACAAGGTTCACACAAAGGTGGGTGATGTCCTGTCGATCGCATCCCTGGATGCGGATCTCAAGAGTCTTTACGCCACAGGATATTTTGAAAAAGTCGACCTTTATGTCCAGGGCTTTGAAGGTGGCGTCAGGGTCATTTTCAAGCTGAAAGAAGAGCCGACGATAGAAAAGATCGATTTTATCGGAAATAGTGCAAAGAGCTCGTCGGATCTGAGGAAAAAAGTCACGATCCTTCCAGCCTCTTTCTATGATGGCCGCCAGGTTCACGATAACGTCGAGCGGATCAAGGCATCATACCGGTCGGCCGGATATTACAACTCGAAGGTTGTTCCCATTCTCAAACGCATGGGCCGTCACAAGAGAGAGCTTGTTTTCATGATCGACGAGGGCGGTCAGACCAGAATCACGAAAGTGACCTTTTCTGGCAACAAGCACTTTTCTTCTTCCGTTCTGGCAAAACAGGTGAAAACAAAGCCTTATTTTGCACTGACCTCCTGGTGGACCGATGCGGGAATCTACAAAAAATCGGAAACGGACCAGGATGTCCAGCGGCTGAGGAACTTTTATCTGAACAATGGGTATATCAATATCGGAGTGGGACAGCCGAAGGTCGTTTTTACCCACCACCGGAAATCCATGACGATTGTCTTTCCCATTCAGGAGGGTGAGCAGTTCCATTTGGGATCGATCGCCATTTCGGGCAACAAGCTGTTTTCGAACAAACGTCTCCTGAAGGCGGTCAAGCTCAAGCCGCCGATGGTTTTTTCGAGGAAGATGCTTCAAAAGGACATCACCACCCTGACCCGTATGTACGGACACAAGGGGTATGCCTTTGCCATCGTGACGCCACAGATCGTTCCGAACCTTCAGAACAAGACCGTTGACCTGACCTATTCCGTGACGGAGGGGGGGCTCGTCCATATCCGCCGGATCAACATTACCGGAAACGAACTTTCACGGGACAAGGTGATCCGGCGTGTTCTGGGCGTTCAGGAGTCGGATATCATGGACACCCAGGAGCTTCAGAACTCCTACAGGAACCTTCAGAACCTGAACTTCTTCTCGAATGTCCAGATTGTTCCCAAACAGGTCGGGAGCAACCTTGTGGACCTGAATGTATCGGTCAAGGAAAAGCCAACCGGCACCTTCTCGATCGGTGGCGGGTACAGCACACTGTTCGGTGTCATGGGTATGGCGACGATTGCCCAGAACAACATTTTCGGCACGGGAGATTCTGTTTCCCTGTCCGGTGAGCTTGGCGGATTTATCACCATGTACTCTCTTACGATCTCGGATCCCTGGTTCCTCGATACTCCGACGTCGGCGTCTTTGTCGTTGTTTGATACGTTCATGGATTACTTTACTTACTGGAATAGCGCCATCGGAGGATCGCTGACCTTCAGCCGCCGTTTCGGGTATTATTTCTCCACATCGCTTTCCTGGCTTGCGGAATCGGAAAATATTTTCCTTGTCTCTCCGACTCCCCAACAGGCCCTGACCGCCCCGATCCTCGCTCCTTTCCTTGCCCAGCAAGGGTTCTGGACCCAGAGCGGACCATCTGTCGGTGTTTCTTATGATCGTCGGGACAACTATATGAATGCCCATTCCGGATACCATATCTGGGGCAATGTTGGTGTTTACGGCGGTACCTTTGGCGGAGATACAGCCTTCTACTCGACAACCGGTCATATGACGGTCTTTTTGCCGGTGACGGAACATTCAACGCTGTCGTTCCATGTCGGAGGAGGACTTGTGGAGCCGATCGGTCCGGACGGATTCATTCCTGTCTGGGATCGTTTCTATGTCGGCGGTATCTACTCAAACCGGGGATACAACTTCGGTTATGCAGGCCCGATGCCCTATGGCTATCTGGTTGGCGGAAACAAGGAGATTCTCTTCAACTCCGACTATATCTTCCCGATTTTCCCGAAATTCGGGTTCTACGGGGATATCTTCTTTGACGACTCTGGTGAGTTTGTGCCCGGTCAACCGGTCACGCTTGGCGGTATCGACTGGCCTGGTGCCGGTGTCGGAATCATGTGGAATTCACCAATGGGTCCCCTGACTCTTGATCTTGGATGGCCGCTGATCAGCAATGCGCAGATGCAGGCGTTCCCGGGGAACTATCCAGGGCCGGTGGTCAACTTCCAGATGGGATCCCTCTATGGAGGGTAA
- a CDS encoding precorrin-8X methylmutase — translation MKPAVVVLSQIRRNHLEGIRNQLSRHGGHPVSASIALSEGVAPVRDFLETLSRSGVRQLAVLTMDEDAVKAIESFDRMIADLKPEGLDIRHIFGFIDTQPFIRALSEKVRRTFAPSEEDLRPVILLPEKIEEESFRIIDETLSGYGLESHWHQVVRRAIHAAADYEMADIMDAHEKALESTVSALSGGCRIIVDVQMVESGLSKPHLTANGNTVFCHVSDQDVREEAIRLGLTRSTMAMRKAKNAMDGSVIVVGNAPTALFEVVRLIREEGVRPAGVVGVPVGFVGASESKELLSRVREVPWIVTRGPKGGSTVAVAITNALLRLGK, via the coding sequence TTGAAGCCAGCCGTTGTGGTCCTGAGCCAAATCAGAAGAAATCATCTCGAAGGAATCCGAAACCAGCTTTCCCGCCATGGGGGCCATCCTGTTTCGGCATCGATCGCGCTTTCGGAAGGTGTCGCCCCGGTCAGGGATTTTCTGGAAACATTATCCCGGTCGGGAGTCCGTCAGCTCGCTGTCTTGACGATGGATGAGGATGCGGTAAAGGCGATCGAGTCATTTGACCGCATGATTGCCGATCTCAAGCCGGAAGGACTTGATATCCGCCACATATTTGGTTTTATCGATACACAGCCGTTCATACGTGCCCTGTCGGAAAAGGTTCGACGGACATTTGCCCCTTCCGAAGAGGATCTTCGTCCGGTCATTCTTCTTCCTGAAAAGATTGAAGAAGAGAGCTTCAGAATTATCGACGAGACGCTTTCAGGGTATGGCCTTGAGAGTCACTGGCATCAGGTGGTCAGAAGGGCCATACACGCCGCTGCCGACTATGAAATGGCCGATATCATGGATGCACATGAAAAAGCCCTCGAGAGTACCGTTTCCGCTCTTTCCGGAGGATGCCGGATCATTGTCGATGTCCAGATGGTGGAGTCAGGACTCTCAAAACCCCATCTTACGGCCAATGGAAACACTGTTTTTTGCCATGTTTCGGATCAGGATGTCAGGGAAGAAGCCATTCGCCTTGGTCTGACCAGATCAACGATGGCCATGAGAAAAGCCAAGAACGCGATGGACGGCTCTGTGATCGTCGTGGGGAATGCACCAACCGCTTTGTTTGAGGTGGTCCGGCTGATCCGGGAAGAGGGTGTCCGTCCCGCAGGAGTTGTGGGCGTCCCTGTGGGATTCGTCGGTGCATCCGAGTCCAAGGAACTGCTCTCGAGGGTCAGGGAGGTTCCATGGATTGTGACGAGGGGACCAAAAGGGGGGTCGACCGTAGCCGTTGCGATCACGAATGCTTTGCTGAGATTGGGTAAGTGA
- a CDS encoding cobyrinate a,c-diamide synthase — protein MSDRRNGLVVAGLSSGSGKTVATMALLRGLSSRGLDVAPMKCGPDFIDPRFHEACVSGPSFNLDRYFLSEEGLIKRYETSISEKSGGVIEGVMGIFDGETKGTSTADIARTLDLPVILVINSKGLAETIKALVKGVMVHAPGLRILGVIATFTGSKRHGDILREALGKDGLPPLLGTIERNVALELPERHLGLVGVKELSLNGFLERFMDTIDSEIVPGFSWELIEQHFQKRDPKPEIPQNSGPVPFWGGIHRGHNLQTAKVRLGIAWDRAFSFYYPENLEMLSELGVDLVPFSPMEDSSLPEDLDGLLFGGGYPELYAEELSGNQAMKESVRSFSRTGAPIVGECGGFLYLTRGPRNRQDGELLHEFTGLFPTSFVMGEKLRRLGYAEVSHPGSGPFAMASGFVRGHIFHYSFLLNDPSEEASTSPAFLKSGENEGMKMGNVMGSYLHLYFPSNPEYARSLVASLARSQVNKVRFL, from the coding sequence ATGTCTGATCGAAGAAATGGACTCGTTGTTGCGGGTCTTTCATCAGGTTCAGGAAAAACGGTTGCCACCATGGCCCTTCTTCGTGGTCTTTCATCCCGGGGATTGGATGTGGCTCCGATGAAGTGCGGACCGGACTTTATCGATCCCCGTTTTCATGAAGCTTGTGTGTCCGGCCCGTCTTTCAATCTGGACAGGTACTTCCTTTCGGAGGAAGGGCTCATAAAACGCTACGAGACTTCGATCTCCGAAAAATCCGGCGGGGTGATCGAAGGCGTGATGGGGATCTTTGACGGAGAGACAAAAGGGACATCGACCGCAGATATTGCTCGGACGCTTGATCTTCCGGTCATTTTGGTGATCAACTCAAAAGGTTTGGCCGAGACGATAAAAGCCTTGGTGAAAGGGGTCATGGTCCATGCTCCCGGGCTTCGGATCCTGGGTGTGATTGCGACCTTTACCGGATCGAAACGGCATGGAGATATCCTGAGGGAGGCTCTTGGGAAAGACGGCTTGCCTCCACTTCTGGGGACGATTGAGCGGAATGTGGCCCTTGAGCTTCCGGAGCGTCATCTGGGGCTGGTTGGTGTGAAAGAGCTTTCGTTGAACGGATTCTTGGAACGTTTTATGGACACGATCGATTCGGAGATTGTTCCTGGATTTTCCTGGGAGCTGATCGAACAACATTTTCAAAAAAGAGATCCCAAACCGGAGATTCCTCAGAATTCGGGCCCCGTCCCTTTTTGGGGGGGGATTCATAGGGGACACAATCTCCAGACGGCAAAGGTGCGTCTTGGAATCGCATGGGATCGTGCCTTTTCTTTTTATTATCCCGAAAACCTTGAAATGCTCTCCGAATTGGGTGTTGACCTGGTCCCTTTTTCTCCGATGGAAGACTCCTCTCTTCCCGAAGATCTTGATGGATTATTGTTTGGCGGGGGGTATCCGGAGCTTTATGCGGAGGAATTGTCAGGAAATCAGGCCATGAAAGAATCGGTCCGTTCCTTTTCAAGGACCGGAGCGCCCATTGTCGGTGAATGTGGAGGCTTCCTGTATCTGACGAGGGGACCCAGAAATCGTCAGGATGGCGAGCTTCTTCATGAATTCACAGGTCTTTTTCCGACCAGTTTTGTGATGGGAGAAAAACTCCGGCGCTTGGGTTATGCAGAGGTGTCCCACCCGGGAAGCGGCCCTTTTGCAATGGCTTCTGGATTTGTCCGCGGCCATATTTTCCACTATAGTTTTCTCCTGAATGATCCATCGGAAGAGGCTTCGACTTCTCCCGCATTTTTGAAAAGCGGGGAAAATGAGGGCATGAAAATGGGCAATGTCATGGGATCCTATCTCCACCTTTATTTCCCATCCAACCCGGAATACGCACGTTCGCTTGTGGCAAGCCTTGCTCGGTCACAAGTGAACAAGGTGAGATTCCTATAA
- a CDS encoding histidine phosphatase family protein, with amino-acid sequence MTKSSDQIPDRLRVHLFRHGHLENSEKSLINGSTDIRLSDKGRRQMAFWGSHLHGMSASFFISSTLTRTKESLSLVQSDRKGETLALESLSERRFGSWEGLTREEISSRDPEGYKRWLEVDPSFAPEGGESLFGFSKRVLSGWDEVLHKSGFGIEIVMVCHSGTNRILILHALGLSIQSYFRFSQEHAAHNIIDFYRDHPPCLMTLNQTPESIMGSGNV; translated from the coding sequence TTGACCAAGTCTTCCGACCAGATCCCTGACCGACTGAGAGTTCACCTGTTTCGTCACGGCCATCTTGAAAACTCCGAAAAGAGCCTGATCAATGGCTCGACCGATATTCGCCTTTCGGATAAAGGACGGCGTCAAATGGCTTTTTGGGGAAGCCATCTCCATGGGATGTCTGCAAGTTTTTTTATTTCGAGCACCCTTACCAGAACAAAGGAGAGCCTCTCTCTCGTCCAGTCGGATCGAAAAGGGGAGACTCTGGCTCTCGAATCCCTCAGCGAACGCCGCTTTGGATCATGGGAAGGGTTGACCCGGGAAGAGATTTCTTCACGTGATCCGGAGGGTTACAAACGTTGGCTTGAGGTGGATCCCTCATTCGCGCCTGAAGGTGGTGAGAGCTTGTTCGGATTTTCCAAAAGGGTCCTTTCAGGATGGGATGAAGTTCTTCACAAGTCGGGATTCGGAATAGAAATTGTGATGGTCTGCCATAGCGGTACAAACAGGATACTGATCCTTCATGCCCTTGGCCTTTCCATTCAATCCTATTTCCGGTTTTCGCAGGAACACGCCGCCCACAATATCATCGACTTCTACAGGGACCATCCTCCCTGTCTGATGACGCTCAATCAGACTCCGGAGAGCATTATGGGCAGTGGCAATGTCTGA